The Niallia alba genome includes a window with the following:
- a CDS encoding phospho-sugar mutase yields MVYKQIVEKWTSFAGLEANLKAQLTELQTSDKLLEDSFYKHLEFGTGGMRGELGPGINRMNIYTVRKAAEGLGKYIVEQGEEAMNRGVAVAYDSRHQSPEFALEVAKVVGKLGIKSYVFEELRPTPALSFAVRYLNTFAGVVITASHNPPEYNGFKAYGEDGGQLPPEAADIIIKYVNAVEDELTIEVLEEKELLEKGLLTYIGADVDAAYVEQLKTIQLNRLPEAKDLKIVFTPLHGTGNKPVRAGLEAFGFENVTVVKEQELPDSNFSTVKSPNPEEHAAFEIAIRYGKEIDADVLLATDPDADRLGVAVKDLSGEYDVLTGNQLGALMLEYLLSEKKAKGILPENGVVIKTIVTSEIGRTIAKSYGIPTIDTLTGFKFIGEKIQEFEQTHEHTFLFGYEESYGYLIGDFVRDKDAVQSAIFAAEVAAYYKAKGLTLYEGLLEIFEKYGFYQEGLESLTLKGKDGAEQIAYIMDTFRKAPIKEINGLNVVAVEDYLTSQRQEGLTETLIDLPKSNVIKYYLEDGSWFCLRPSGTEPKAKFYFSVNSPSLEESSSKLEALKTGVMEQVNAVIDGYNK; encoded by the coding sequence ATGGTTTATAAACAAATCGTAGAAAAATGGACAAGTTTTGCAGGATTAGAAGCTAACTTAAAAGCGCAACTAACAGAATTACAAACATCTGATAAGTTGCTGGAGGACAGTTTTTATAAGCACCTAGAATTCGGTACTGGTGGTATGCGTGGAGAATTAGGGCCTGGTATTAATCGCATGAATATCTATACTGTTCGTAAGGCAGCTGAAGGATTAGGGAAATACATAGTAGAACAAGGGGAAGAAGCGATGAATCGTGGGGTAGCTGTTGCATATGATTCCCGTCATCAGTCTCCAGAATTTGCATTAGAAGTTGCGAAAGTAGTCGGTAAGCTTGGAATTAAGTCCTATGTATTTGAAGAGCTTCGTCCTACACCTGCATTATCTTTTGCTGTAAGATACTTAAATACATTCGCGGGAGTAGTGATTACCGCTAGTCACAATCCTCCTGAGTACAATGGATTTAAAGCTTACGGAGAAGATGGTGGACAACTTCCTCCTGAGGCTGCAGATATCATTATTAAATATGTAAATGCAGTCGAAGACGAGCTAACGATAGAGGTTTTAGAAGAAAAAGAACTATTAGAAAAAGGCCTATTAACATATATTGGTGCAGATGTGGATGCTGCCTATGTTGAACAATTAAAAACGATCCAATTAAATCGTTTGCCAGAAGCAAAAGATTTAAAAATTGTCTTTACTCCACTACATGGTACAGGAAACAAGCCAGTTCGTGCAGGATTAGAAGCATTTGGATTTGAAAATGTAACAGTCGTAAAAGAACAAGAATTACCTGATTCTAACTTTTCTACAGTAAAATCGCCAAACCCAGAAGAGCATGCAGCTTTTGAAATTGCGATTCGTTATGGAAAAGAAATCGATGCAGATGTTCTCCTTGCTACAGATCCAGATGCAGATAGACTAGGGGTTGCTGTGAAGGATTTAAGTGGCGAATACGACGTTCTTACAGGAAATCAATTAGGTGCATTAATGCTAGAATACTTATTATCCGAGAAAAAAGCGAAAGGGATCCTGCCAGAAAATGGTGTGGTTATTAAAACAATCGTTACCTCTGAGATTGGCCGCACGATTGCTAAGTCCTATGGCATTCCAACAATCGATACATTAACAGGATTCAAATTTATTGGCGAAAAAATTCAAGAATTTGAACAAACACATGAGCATACTTTCCTTTTCGGATATGAAGAAAGCTATGGCTATTTAATCGGTGATTTTGTTCGTGATAAAGACGCTGTTCAATCTGCTATTTTTGCGGCAGAGGTTGCTGCTTATTATAAAGCAAAAGGCTTAACGCTTTATGAAGGATTACTAGAAATTTTTGAAAAGTATGGCTTCTATCAAGAAGGTTTAGAGTCATTAACGTTAAAAGGAAAAGATGGAGCAGAACAAATAGCTTATATTATGGATACATTCCGTAAGGCTCCAATCAAAGAAATAAATGGCTTAAATGTAGTTGCAGTAGAAGACTATTTAACAAGTCAACGTCAAGAAGGTCTAACAGAAACATTGATTGATTTACCTAAATCCAATGTGATCAAATACTATTTAGAAGACGGTTCTTGGTTCTGCTTGCGCCCATCTGGAACTGAACCAAAGGCAAAGTTCTACTTTAGTGTGAATAGCCCTTCCTTAGAAGAAAGTTCTAGTAAACTAGAAGCATTGAAGACAGGCGTAATGGAGCAAGTGAACGCTGTAATCGATGGATATAACAAATAA
- a CDS encoding methyl-accepting chemotaxis protein → MRISIKHKLSVSFLIVSILFIILSYYSYKSTKETVETYDYLIETVTELRSISEQIKTNAARQISYLRGYFVYSTPSFKNRFNGASSNINTFVDKGVEISADGDIEKRLTELAALNKELTHKGNALMNSNSPSQSALDEVTALSDTLSDQADILNNLLTNDILKPEIENAQRESEQRMFLVVIFSAIVTAISLTIGFIQSSLITKPIQKLQTNMQKVAKGDLHTAKFSIKAKDEIYHLNEAFEQMKDNLSKMISNMSESSNMVAASAEQLHASAEQSSNASTTIASSIQSIAESNEHTLGKISDNALALDSILSGVEAIKDRSHYVSSLSQVAFTNAEQGTKQIHDNLTQMEFIYDSVQRSNSIIASLADRSNEIGKMIELISNIANQTNLLALNAAIEAARAGENGKGFAVVADEVRKLAEQSQASTQDISQSLQGIQQDTSEAVTMLNETLDRAKTGVSISTNTVESFSTIVTNTQKVAPAIEEVAQTVATITTQNKDVVRVANEIALLSKENGSSTEEVAASTEEQMASMEEIKASAESLSSMAEELMEIVSQFNQKEEI, encoded by the coding sequence ATGAGAATATCCATTAAACATAAATTATCTGTAAGTTTTTTGATTGTTTCCATTTTATTTATCATACTGTCTTATTATTCTTATAAAAGTACAAAGGAAACAGTAGAAACATATGATTACCTAATCGAAACAGTTACAGAACTGCGCTCTATTTCAGAACAAATTAAAACGAATGCAGCGAGACAAATCTCCTACTTAAGGGGGTATTTTGTCTACTCTACGCCTAGTTTCAAAAACAGATTCAATGGTGCTAGCAGTAATATCAATACCTTTGTTGACAAGGGGGTAGAAATTTCCGCTGACGGAGATATAGAAAAACGATTAACGGAATTAGCGGCTTTAAACAAAGAACTTACACATAAAGGAAACGCACTGATGAACAGCAATAGCCCTTCTCAATCTGCTTTAGATGAGGTTACTGCTCTATCAGATACTTTGTCGGATCAGGCTGATATTTTAAATAATTTGCTTACAAATGATATTTTGAAGCCAGAAATTGAAAATGCCCAGAGAGAGTCTGAACAAAGAATGTTTCTTGTTGTAATTTTTAGTGCAATAGTAACTGCTATCTCATTGACGATTGGTTTCATTCAATCTTCTCTTATTACGAAACCGATTCAAAAATTACAAACAAATATGCAGAAGGTTGCAAAAGGAGATTTACATACAGCTAAATTCTCTATTAAAGCCAAAGATGAAATTTATCATTTAAATGAAGCTTTTGAACAAATGAAAGACAATTTATCAAAAATGATTTCTAATATGTCGGAGAGCTCAAATATGGTAGCAGCATCAGCTGAACAATTACATGCAAGTGCAGAACAATCAAGCAATGCCTCTACTACGATAGCCTCTTCCATTCAGTCGATTGCTGAGAGCAATGAGCATACACTTGGGAAAATTTCTGATAATGCCCTTGCCTTGGATTCAATCTTAAGTGGAGTAGAGGCGATAAAAGACCGTTCCCATTACGTCTCTTCATTATCGCAAGTTGCCTTTACGAATGCAGAACAGGGGACAAAGCAAATTCATGATAATTTAACGCAAATGGAGTTCATTTATGATTCTGTTCAGCGTTCCAATTCGATTATTGCTTCCCTAGCGGATCGTTCAAATGAAATTGGAAAAATGATTGAATTAATAAGCAATATCGCTAATCAAACTAATCTGTTAGCGTTGAATGCAGCAATCGAGGCGGCTAGAGCAGGAGAAAACGGAAAAGGATTTGCTGTTGTAGCAGATGAAGTGCGGAAATTAGCGGAGCAGTCACAAGCTTCCACACAAGATATTTCGCAATCCTTACAGGGAATTCAACAAGATACATCAGAAGCAGTCACGATGTTAAACGAGACATTAGATCGAGCGAAGACAGGAGTAAGTATATCAACAAATACTGTTGAATCCTTCTCCACGATTGTAACAAACACGCAAAAAGTAGCTCCAGCCATAGAAGAAGTTGCCCAAACGGTGGCTACGATCACGACACAGAACAAAGACGTCGTAAGGGTTGCTAATGAGATTGCCCTTCTTTCTAAAGAAAACGGGAGCAGTACAGAAGAAGTCGCTGCCTCTACAGAAGAACAAATGGCATCTATGGAAGAAATTAAAGCTTCTGCTGAATCCTTATCCAGTATGGCAGAAGAATTAATGGAAATTGTGTCCCAGTTTAATCAAAAAGAAGAAATTTAA
- a CDS encoding single-stranded DNA-binding protein has product MINQVTLVGRLTKDPELRVTQEGTSIVHVIVAVNRNYKNQAGNYEADFVQCIFWNKVAENTAQYCHKGSLVGIVGRIQTRNYENQEQKKVYVTEVIAESVRFLDPKKVEQTIP; this is encoded by the coding sequence ATGATTAATCAAGTTACTTTAGTCGGGCGACTAACGAAAGATCCAGAATTGCGAGTAACACAAGAGGGTACATCTATCGTCCATGTTATTGTCGCAGTTAATAGAAACTATAAAAATCAAGCTGGTAACTACGAGGCTGATTTTGTCCAGTGCATATTTTGGAATAAAGTAGCAGAAAATACAGCACAGTATTGTCATAAGGGATCTTTAGTAGGAATCGTTGGAAGAATTCAGACAAGAAATTATGAAAATCAGGAGCAAAAAAAAGTTTATGTGACCGAAGTTATTGCAGAATCTGTTCGTTTCTTGGACCCGAAAAAAGTGGAACAAACCATTCCATAA
- a CDS encoding WecB/TagA/CpsF family glycosyltransferase: MDKKWLGNVKVNILSSKEAITYIKEKLAKKIASDIFFLNDHGYNIAQKDSAYLDILNNADLLLNDGIGIEMGAKFFGFSFKENLNGTDLIPALFQSLNEEKGNQYRVFLLGAKPGVAQKAQERLQEKYNNILFVGCQDGYFPKETTENIIEEINKSKADILLVGFGMPLQEQWIKEHRSKLESTITMAVGAFIDFSSGEVTRAPKIFRDLRLEWLYRMGKEPRRLWKRNFVGHFAFFYSIYKQRKTEKNT, translated from the coding sequence ATGGATAAGAAATGGTTAGGAAATGTAAAAGTAAATATTTTAAGCTCGAAGGAAGCTATTACTTATATAAAAGAAAAACTAGCGAAGAAAATAGCTTCGGATATTTTTTTCCTAAATGATCATGGATACAATATTGCGCAAAAGGATTCAGCATATCTTGACATACTGAATAATGCTGATTTGTTGTTAAATGATGGAATCGGTATCGAAATGGGAGCAAAGTTTTTTGGATTTTCTTTTAAAGAGAATTTAAATGGCACTGATTTAATTCCAGCATTATTTCAATCTTTAAACGAAGAGAAGGGTAACCAATATCGTGTCTTTCTTTTAGGAGCGAAACCTGGTGTTGCCCAAAAGGCACAAGAACGCCTTCAAGAAAAATATAATAATATCCTTTTTGTAGGCTGTCAGGATGGATATTTTCCGAAAGAAACCACAGAAAATATAATTGAAGAAATTAATAAGAGTAAAGCAGATATCCTTTTAGTAGGATTTGGAATGCCGCTACAAGAACAGTGGATTAAGGAACATCGATCAAAGCTTGAGAGCACGATTACAATGGCTGTAGGTGCTTTTATCGACTTTTCTTCCGGTGAAGTTACAAGAGCTCCTAAAATTTTTCGCGACCTTCGTCTCGAATGGCTATATCGAATGGGAAAAGAGCCGAGAAGATTATGGAAACGAAATTTCGTGGGGCATTTCGCTTTTTTCTATTCTATTTATAAGCAAAGAAAAACAGAGAAAAATACCTGA
- the sinI gene encoding DNA-binding anti-repressor SinI: MINLFPTKVSKESNLDNEWISLIMEAKEQGFTQEEVRAVLTILEKVDW, translated from the coding sequence ATGATTAATTTGTTTCCCACCAAAGTTTCAAAAGAAAGTAATTTGGACAATGAATGGATATCGCTCATAATGGAGGCAAAAGAACAAGGCTTTACGCAAGAAGAAGTTCGGGCTGTACTAACAATACTAGAAAAAGTCGATTGGTAA
- a CDS encoding cupin domain-containing protein: protein MANPDITMYYFEQNRYIPNHPYLPALHYKKAMENKEENIEKVFHYNNWKNSWTNGVFPYHHYHSNAHEVLGIKKGSALLQIGGEGGSKLIVKSGDILLLPAGTGHKKLSASPDFQVIGAYPSGEDYNIKKDVEEDLNGVQEEIENAIFPEADPVYGESGPLAKMWRQK from the coding sequence ATGGCTAATCCAGATATTACAATGTATTATTTTGAACAAAATAGGTATATACCTAACCACCCATATTTACCAGCACTTCATTACAAGAAGGCAATGGAAAATAAGGAAGAAAATATCGAAAAAGTTTTTCATTATAATAATTGGAAAAATAGTTGGACGAATGGAGTTTTTCCATATCATCATTATCATAGTAATGCACATGAAGTTCTTGGGATTAAAAAAGGCTCTGCTTTACTACAAATAGGAGGGGAAGGAGGCTCTAAGCTTATTGTAAAGAGTGGAGATATCTTGCTACTTCCAGCTGGAACTGGTCATAAGAAATTATCAGCTTCACCAGATTTTCAAGTCATCGGTGCCTATCCCAGTGGGGAAGATTATAATATCAAAAAAGATGTAGAGGAAGATTTAAACGGTGTACAAGAGGAAATAGAAAACGCAATTTTTCCTGAAGCGGATCCAGTCTATGGGGAAAGTGGTCCACTTGCAAAGATGTGGAGACAAAAATAA